One window of the Actinomycetota bacterium genome contains the following:
- a CDS encoding AbrB/MazE/SpoVT family DNA-binding domain-containing protein — protein sequence MCPRCHRARATVSRTSTTRSSPWPGSEAHRRVGEADHVPRRTPAASGCDAPAGSAKVTSKGQITIPKQVRDALDLHEGDKVVFRIFDGRAVLSRTPDLLDLAGAVPVPAGKQGADWSTIRERTRRQRATRG from the coding sequence ATGTGCCCGAGATGCCACCGGGCAAGGGCCACGGTGTCGCGAACCTCGACCACCAGGTCGTCGCCGTGGCCCGGATCGGAAGCACACCGCCGTGTCGGTGAGGCAGATCACGTCCCGCGTCGGACTCCCGCGGCGAGTGGTTGCGACGCCCCTGCCGGCTCAGCGAAGGTCACGTCCAAGGGGCAGATCACGATCCCGAAGCAGGTCCGGGATGCGTTGGACCTGCACGAAGGCGACAAGGTCGTCTTCCGCATCTTCGATGGGCGGGCGGTCCTGTCCCGAACGCCCGACCTGCTCGACCTGGCGGGCGCCGTACCGGTCCCAGCAGGCAAGCAGGGCGCCGACTGGTCGACCATCCGTGAACGAACGCGTCGCCAGCGAGCCACGCGAGGATGA